The Acidimicrobiales bacterium sequence GGGCGGCTCATCCCCGTCGCCCGGGCACAGGGCCGCGCCGGGCGTGAAGTCCGTGCCGGGGCCGCCCCGCATGAGCACCGGCCGGAACCGCAACTCGGCGGTCTGGCCGACGAGATCGAGCGCCCGCTGCTGGTCGTCCACGCCGGGGATCTGCACGAGCACGGTGAGCCCCTGCCGGGTGATCTCGGGTTCGCGAACACCCAGTCCGTCGACCCGGTTACGGATGACGGCGATCGCCTGATCGAGGATGTCCTCGGACACCTCGGATCCGTCGGGGTTGGGCTCGGGCTCGAGCACGACGCTGACCCCGCCCTGGAGGTCCAGGCCGAGCAGCGGCTCGTTCCCGGCGGCGAACGTGTAGACGATGCCCGCGATGGCGACGAAGACGATGCCGATCGCGAGGCTGAGTTGACCCCGCATGTTCAGGCGTCGCTGTCCTCGGCGTCCACCATCTCCTCGTCGTCCTCGTCGTCCCCGTCTCCGTCCGTGACCTTCTCGACGATGGCCGACTTGGTGACCTTCAGCTCGACCTCGGGCGCGACCTCCAGCCACACGACGGCGTCCTCGACCTCGGCGACGGCGCCGTAGATACCGGCGTTGGTGACCACGATGTCACCCTCCTCGAGCGAGCGGATGAGTTCCTGATGGGCCTTCATGCGACGCTGCTGCGGAACGATCATGAACGCGTAGAGGGCGCCCATGGCGACGAGAAGGATGACGATCTCCATGCCGGGGAGGCTAGCTCGCAGGTCCCGGGTACCGACGACCCGGGCCCGCCCGGTCACTCCCGGCATAGAGGAGCGAGCTCGCCGCGAGGCACGCCCCGGCGGCAATCCACGCCATCCCGATGCCCCGACTGTCCGCGAGCGCGGTGAGGGTCAGGGCGGCCACGACACCGCCGGCCTGGAACAGGAGCGAATCGACGGAGAGCGTCGTACTTCGCTGCTCGCTCGCGGTGTGCTCGTGCAGCAGTGCACTCCGCAGCGGTCCCGTCACCCCGAGGAATGTGTAGAAGAACACGAACACGAGCGCAGCGACTACGGGCTGCGTCACGACACCGAGCAGGGCGAGCATCGACCCGGCCAGCAGTTGGGCGGTCATGGTCGGTGACGCGCGTCGGCCGATCCTCCGGCCGAACGCGGGACCCAGTGCGGCACCGGCGGCGCCCCCGGCGAATCCGACGGCGAGCAGCGCGCCCAGGAAGATGGTGGCGTCGTCTCGATCGAGCAGCTCCAGGAACCGCGGCTGCCAGAGCGCCTCCACCGCGACCAGCGCTGCCCCGATCAACGCGCCGCCGGCGATGGTGCGGCGAAGCGACCCGGCCCGGACGGCGAACCCGAGACCCGTCCGGACGTTGGCGAACGCTGCGATGCCGTCGGCTCGATTCCGGGACCGGGCCGGACGTTCTTCGTTCATGAGGACGTAGACCGCGACGAGATGAACCCCTTCGAGGACGAGCGCGAGCAGGACGGTGGCCCACAGTCGCCCACCGGCGAGCTGCGGGACGAGGCCACCCACGATCGACCCGACCGCGAGCGCGAGCCCGTCCACGGCCCCACCGCGAGAGAGCCCGATGCGCACGTCGACGTCCGCGTCCGCCGCCTTCGACTCGTCCACGAACCACGATTCGAGCGGCCCGGAGTCGAGGGCCCGCCCCACACCACCGAGAAACAGTGCGACCGCGAGGACCCGGAGGTCCGTCGACGCGAGCAGCAGCGCGAACAGCCCCACATTGCAGAGGGCGGACGCGAGCAGGACGGGGCGGCGGCCGATCGAGTCCGCCAGCCCGCCGGTCGGGAGTTCGAGCGCCGCCGTCGTCACGCTGTAGACGGCCAGCAGCGGACCGAGTTGGGTGAGCGACGCGCCACGGGACAGGACGAGCACGAAGATCGGCTCGACGAGGCCGACGGGTAACCATCGCAGCGCCAACAGGACGATGTACCGCCGCCGCACTTCGTCAACGCTCACGCGGCGACCCTAGTGGCCGACCCTTCCCGGCAACCTCGACCTGTCAGGTCGCCCAGACCTCGTGGACTCCCTGGCGGAACGAGTCGAATGTTCCCGCGCGGATCGAGTCCGCCATCCGGTCCATGAACCGCAGCAGCCAGGCGACGTTGTGCAGCGTGATGATGCGGGCCGCCGTCGGCTCCTTGGTCTGGAGCAGGTGACGGAGATAGCCCCGGCTCCAGCGGGCGGCCGGGCTCTCGGGCCAGGACGGGTCGAGCGGGTCGTCGCTGCGGACGAACTCGGCGCGGGTCAGGTTGTAGCGGCCGTTGTCCGTGAGGATCGTGCCGTGGCGGGCGTGACGCGTCGGGAGCACGCAGTCGAACATGTCGACGCCGCGGGCGACCGACTCCACGATCCCGATCGGATCGCCGAGCCCCATGAAGTAGCGGGGCTGGTCGGCCGGCAGAAGACCCATGCAGCTGTCGAGCCCGTCGAGCATCGCGCTGCGGTCCTCCCCCACCGACAGACCGCCCACGGCATAGCCGTCGAAGTCCAACGCGACGATCTGCTCGGCGGACTCCTTGCGCAGCGCGTCGTCGGTGCCGCCCTGCACGATGCCGAACTGGCTCTGGCGGGTCGCGGCGTCGCCATGGTCGAGGAAGGCCCGACGCCCCCGGGCGGCCCACAGCGCCGTTCGGTCGACCGCGGACTTCACGACGCCGAGATCGGCGACGGAGGACGGACAGACATCGAGCACCATCTGGATGTCCGCGCCGATCAGGGCCTGCACCTCGACGGCACGCTCCGGCGTGAGGAGGTGGGTCGACCCGTCGTAGGTCGACGTGAAGGTCGCTCCCTCGTCGGTGAGGTCCGGGCCGAGGGAGAAGATCTGGTAGCCGCCGGAGTCCGTGAGGAAGTGGCCGTCCCACGCCGCGAACCCGTGGAGCCCACCGAGTTCGGCGACCACGTCGGCGCCGGGTCGCAACATGAGGTGGTAGGTGTTCGCCAGGATCACCTGCGCCCCGAGCGCCTCGACATCGTCGCTGGCCAGATGGCGGATCGCGCCCCGGGTGCCGACCGGCATGAAGCGGGGCGTGGTGAACGTGCCACGCGCGGTCGTGACGATGCCGGTCCGGGCGCCGCCATCGCGGCCGGTCTCGGTGAAGGTCGCACGCACGGGTCCGAGGCTAGGTCCCGCCTCCCGCGACGACGCGCTCAGGTGCGGGCCAGCGTGGCGACGAACGTGCGGAGGATGCGGTACGACGTCGCGAAGTAGCGCCGGGGATAGCGCACCCGGTTGGTCGAACGCAGCGACATCGTCACGATGGTCTGGCGGCGCCACCAGGGTTCGATGGCGATCCACACCGGGAGGCCGGGCCACGAGCCACGCAGCACGAGCGTCCCCGGCGCTCGCAGACCGGCGCGGTGGTCCGTGAACGGCTCGTCGAGCACGAGGCGACCGCCCCGGGTCCGCCCGATCACGCCCGGGGCCGGGATGCGACTCCGCGCGACGGCATACGGGACGAAGAGGTGCAGACGCAGCCGCGACTGACGCCGGGGGCTGCTGTCGGCGATGCGCTGCTTGTGGCGCAGCCCGAGCCGATGCACGAACGATCCGACCGCGACGCCGGTGTGTTCGGAGACACGGCGGGCCGGCTCGAGCACGTCGTCGACGGACTCGCGCAGGTCGTCGATCCACACCGACAGCGCATCCTCGCCCGACTCCGCCTCGACGACCGTGCGCTCTCCGCCGTCCGGTGCGTCGAACGCGTCGAGGATCTCGATCTCGAACTCGTCGTCGGGTGTCGGACCGGCCGACGTGGACGTCGCCATGCCCGCAGCGTACGCCGATCGTGTCAACCCAGCGTGTAGCCGATGCCCGCCTTGGTCCGCTCCACCTCGACGAACGTCCCGAGCGCTCGGAAGCAATAGGCCATCCGTTGGGCGACATCGCGACGCACGCCGGCCCGGCCCGCGAGATCCGCGGTGGTGAACACGTCCGGAAGTCCTTCCGGCACCAACGTCATCAGGTCAGCCGCGGACGCGAACCGGCGCCGGTCGACGATTTCGCGAAGCACCCGATCGTCGGTGCGGAAGCCGCCCCGCCCCCGCCGGAGTCTCGCGTCGGGCGACTGGTGTTTGACCACGCTGACCAGGGCGACGTCGATCTCGAGGTTCGGGTGATCGATGAGCGTCGGCATGCTGACGAGCTCCTCGAACAGGTCGTACACCGAGCCCTTCTTCGGCGACTTCCGCAGCGGGGCATCGGGCTTCTGGAGGTAGGTCTCCACCGCGATCGGGTGTACGAGCAGGATCCGATGATCCGGGAGGAGGCGGTCCAGCTTCGAGCCCATCGAGGCGAAGGACGACGTCTGGATCTCGATCAGCCGGTCGTCGCGGCGGATGTCGATCACGAACCCGTCGAGCGGCACCTCGAAGACGTCACCGGGTTCGGCATAGTCCGCCTTGAGCGCGGCGTGCAGCGAGCCCTCGTTGAGCGTGCCGATGTGGGGTTCCGTCGCGATGCCCCGATCGTACGAGGACCATCGCCCTCGCCGGGGGGACCGAGTCCGACCTACGGTTGCGGCATGCAGCTGGAACACCTCCTCAACCTTCGCGCCGAGCTCAAGGACCCGATCACCGTCGGCGAGACGGGCTTCGGCACCCGCCAGATCGTCGATGTCGTCGGCGGCACGTTCGAGGGGCCCGGGCTCACGGGCACGGTTCTCCCCAGCGGCGCCGATTGGCTGACGATCGGGTCCGACGGCACCGCCCGGCTCGACGTGCGCGCGACGCTCGAGACGGACGACGGTGCGCTGATCTACGTCCAGTACCCGGGCGTCATGGTGATCAACGAGGCGGCGATGAACGCCCTGGCCGGCGGCGGCGAGACCCAGTTCGGCGAGGTCGAGTTCTTCACGCAACCCCGCTGCGAGACGGGGCACCCGGACTACGCGTGGCTCAACCGCG is a genomic window containing:
- the yajC gene encoding preprotein translocase subunit YajC; this encodes MEIVILLVAMGALYAFMIVPQQRRMKAHQELIRSLEEGDIVVTNAGIYGAVAEVEDAVVWLEVAPEVELKVTKSAIVEKVTDGDGDDEDDEEMVDAEDSDA
- a CDS encoding MFS transporter gives rise to the protein MSVDEVRRRYIVLLALRWLPVGLVEPIFVLVLSRGASLTQLGPLLAVYSVTTAALELPTGGLADSIGRRPVLLASALCNVGLFALLLASTDLRVLAVALFLGGVGRALDSGPLESWFVDESKAADADVDVRIGLSRGGAVDGLALAVGSIVGGLVPQLAGGRLWATVLLALVLEGVHLVAVYVLMNEERPARSRNRADGIAAFANVRTGLGFAVRAGSLRRTIAGGALIGAALVAVEALWQPRFLELLDRDDATIFLGALLAVGFAGGAAGAALGPAFGRRIGRRASPTMTAQLLAGSMLALLGVVTQPVVAALVFVFFYTFLGVTGPLRSALLHEHTASEQRSTTLSVDSLLFQAGGVVAALTLTALADSRGIGMAWIAAGACLAASSLLYAGSDRAGPGRRYPGPAS
- the tgt gene encoding tRNA guanosine(34) transglycosylase Tgt, whose translation is MRATFTETGRDGGARTGIVTTARGTFTTPRFMPVGTRGAIRHLASDDVEALGAQVILANTYHLMLRPGADVVAELGGLHGFAAWDGHFLTDSGGYQIFSLGPDLTDEGATFTSTYDGSTHLLTPERAVEVQALIGADIQMVLDVCPSSVADLGVVKSAVDRTALWAARGRRAFLDHGDAATRQSQFGIVQGGTDDALRKESAEQIVALDFDGYAVGGLSVGEDRSAMLDGLDSCMGLLPADQPRYFMGLGDPIGIVESVARGVDMFDCVLPTRHARHGTILTDNGRYNLTRAEFVRSDDPLDPSWPESPAARWSRGYLRHLLQTKEPTAARIITLHNVAWLLRFMDRMADSIRAGTFDSFRQGVHEVWAT
- a CDS encoding DUF3237 domain-containing protein; this encodes MQLEHLLNLRAELKDPITVGETGFGTRQIVDVVGGTFEGPGLTGTVLPSGADWLTIGSDGTARLDVRATLETDDGALIYVQYPGVMVINEAAMNALAGGGETQFGEVEFFTQPRCETGHPDYAWLNRVVAVGQGRLFPNGVEYNISRVVN